From one Apium graveolens cultivar Ventura unplaced genomic scaffold, ASM990537v1 ctg670, whole genome shotgun sequence genomic stretch:
- the LOC141703496 gene encoding uncharacterized protein LOC141703496 codes for MLSESDDDEADSEESNLMHFPAHDKASLGEMMQQCIIKAADALLHNSATTAEPSPYINHWGHKHQLALGNKNAKTRTQKLEDTELLICDGCAKPISLVDEIFYECKSCNFFLHRSCALFPEKMEHHLAGNQVDGIFVVREFDELGFILCQSCRILGNGIFLLINKTTIFDIGCASLPRIIKHEGHRHPLNQLKYPDDDLCKPCLSEHASHKEKIMYGCEKCGFYIHVRCALRPHMMKHRWDPHPLYLILFVKNVADHPHAFSCELCSENIDPTTWFYHCNTCDLSFHIHCIDPYYWFSNMKLGATNICCDSHPHPHGLTLVLNKRSEDAAHAVKMQPACQFSSVHHANM; via the exons ATGTTGAG TGAAAGTGACGACGATGAAGCAGATAGTGAAGAGTCCAACTTGATGCACTTTCCGGCACACGATAAAGCATCACTCGGTGAAATGATGCAGCAATGTATCATTAAGGCAGCAGATGCTCTCCTGCATAATTCTGCCACCACTGCAGAACCTTCCCCTTATATCAACCACTGGGGCCATAAACACCAGCTGGCACTCGGAAACAAGAACGCAAAAACAAGAACGCAGAAATTAGAAGATACTGAATTGCTAATTTGCGATGGGTGCGCTAAGCCAATCTCCTTGGTTGATGAAATATTCTATGAATGCAAATCATGCAATTTTTTTCTCCACAGATCATGCGCCCTGTTTCCGGAAAAGATGGAGCATCATCTAGCAGGCAACCAAGTCGATGGAATTTTCGTAGTACGAGAGTTCGATGAACTAGGTTTTATACTATGCCAAAGTTGCCGCATCCTTGGTAATGGGATTTTCTTGTTGATCAATAAAACAACTATATTTGACATCGGGTGTGCTTCATTACCGAGAATAATTAAACATGAAGGTCATCGGCACCCTCTTAACCAATTGAAGTATCCAGACGATGACTTGTGCAAACCATGTTTGTCTGAACATGCATCACATAAAGAAAAGATCATGTATGGATGTGAAAAATGTGGATTCTACATACATGTACGGTGTGCTTTAAGACCACATATGATGAAACATCGATGGGATCCGCATCCTCTCTACTTGATTCTGTTTGTCAAGAATGTAGCTGATCATCCTCACGCATTCAGTTGTGAACTTTGCTCCGAAAATATTGACCCAACGACTTGGTTTTATCACTGCAATACTTGTGATCTATCATTTCATATCCACTGTATTGATCCATATTATTGGTTCTCAAACATGAAGCTTGGTGCTACTAACATTTGTTGTGACTCGCATCCTCACCCGCACGGCCTCACATTGGTTCTAAACAAAAGAAGCGAAGATGCAGCACATGCGGTGAAGATGCAACCGGCGTGCCAGTTCTCGAGTGTTCACCATGCAAATATGTAG
- the LOC141703494 gene encoding F-box protein CPR1-like codes for MALPCEMIDEILCRVPVKYVLRCRSVCKDWCSLIDSTAFVKKHLKTSRDRNAGAGLMIIKVCADQMFYLASLDSLDEDSASVVKIRDPLKTLLRGAKYVCSCNGLMCVLKNLRDVYLLNPVLRKFKKVASAPPEFPSSSKWDERFSFGFGYDEVNDDYKVVMIEDCCVHFSGLIGFVYSFKTNAWTRIQDIPNNFSFTGIWGIFANGSLHWTAIKNEINSKDIIVSFDLELQQFKEVPYPTIEDDSSKMIFLDGLGENLCIIDCSNSRMVWLMNYPGAESTWYKALSTEQEEMLRTGTSNKLIAFSRSGKDLLLQVYNPFGTTLAWYNLNQGTVTIVGICGLPFHFCSFLYTESLLQLTEDEPLQQKPSKDKQKKNTKKRRRYKMSCYLCGL; via the coding sequence ATGGCACTTCCTTGCGAGATGATCGATGAGATACTTTGTCGAGTACCCGTTAAGTATGTTCTTCGTTGTCGAAGTGTGTGTAAAGACTGGTGCTCTCTTATTGATAGCACTGCTTTTGTCAAGAAACATCTTAAGACTAGCCGCGATCGCAATGCTGGTGCTGGTCTTATGATAATAAAAGTTTGTGCTGATCAAATGTTTTATTTGGCTAGTCTCGATTCTTTGGATGAGGATTCTGCTTCTGTTGTCAAAATACGTGATCCGCTCAAGACGTTACTCCGTGGTGCTAAATATGTGTGTTCTTGTAATGGTTTGATGTGTGTGCTGAAAAATTTGAGAGATGTATATTTGTTGAATCCGGTACTTAGGAAGTTCAAAAAGGTAGCTTCCGCGCCACCTGAGTTTCCAAGTTCGTCTAAATGGGATGAAAGATTCtcatttggatttggttatgatGAGGTTAATGATGATTATAAGGTGGTCATGATTGAAGACTGTTGCGTTCATTTTAGTGGCTTAATAGGCTTTGTTTACAGCTTCAAAACCAATGCCTGGACACGGATTCAAGACATTCCAAATAACTTTAGTTTTACTGGAATTTGGGGCATATTTGCAAATGGATCTCTCCATTGGACTGCAATTAAGAATGAAATCAATTCCAAGGATATAATTGTTAGCTTCGATCTTGAACTTCAACAGTTCAAGGAGGTCCCTTACCCTACTATTGAGGATGACAGTTCCAAAATGATATTTCTGGATGGTCTAGGAGAAAATCTTTGTATTATCGACTGCTCAAATTCTCGTATGGTGTGGTTGATGAACTATCCTGGGGCTGAAAGTACATGGTACAAAGCACTTTCTACGGAGCAAGAGGAAATGCTCAGAACTGGTACCTCTAATAAACTTATTGCTTTTTCCAGAAGTGGCAAGGATCTACTCTTACAGGTTTACAATCCCTTCGGCACAACACTTGCATGGTATAACCTCAACCAGGGGACAGTAACAATTGTTGGGATTTGTGGGcttcctttccatttctgttCGTTTCTATACACTGAGAGTCTCTTACAACTCACCGAGGATGAGCCCTTGCAGCAGAAACCATCAAAAGACAAACAAAAGAAGAATACAAAAAAAAGGAGAAGGTACAAAATGAGTTGTTATTTGTGTGGTCTATAA